A portion of the Gorilla gorilla gorilla isolate KB3781 chromosome X, NHGRI_mGorGor1-v2.1_pri, whole genome shotgun sequence genome contains these proteins:
- the PJA1 gene encoding E3 ubiquitin-protein ligase Praja-1 isoform X2 has protein sequence MHRSAPSQTTKRSRSPFSTTRRSWDDSESSGTNLNIDNEDYSRYPPREYRASGSRRGMAYGHIDSYGADDSEEEGAGPVERPPVRGKTGKFKDDKLYDPEKGARSLAGPPPHFSSFSRDVREERDKLDPVSAARCSASRADFLPQSSVASQSSSAEGKLATKGDSSERERREQNLPARPSRAPVSICGGGENTSKSAEEPVVRPKIRNLASPNCVKPKIFFDTDDDDDMPHSTSRWRDTANDNEGHSDGLARRGRGESSSGYPEPKYPEDKREARSDQVKPEKVPRRRRTMADPDFWTHSDDYYKYCDEDSDSDKEWIAALRRKYRSREQTLSSSGESWETLPGKEEREPPQAKVSASTGTSPGPGASASAGAGAGASAGSNGSNYLEEVREPSLQEEQASLEEGEIPWLQYNENDSSSEGDNDSGHELMQPGVFMLDGNNNLEDDSSVSEDLEVDWSLFDGFADGLGVAEAISYVDPQFLTYMALEERLAQAMETALAHLESLAVDVEVANPPASKESIDALPEILVTEDHGAVGQEMCCPICCSEYVKGEVATELPCHHYFHKPCVSIWLQKSGTCPVCRCMFPPPL, from the coding sequence ATGCACAGATCAGCCCCCAGTCAAACCACCAAGAGAAGCCGATCACCATTTTCCACTACTCGTCGTAGTTGGGACGACAGCGAGAGTTCGGGAACCAACCTGAATATTGATAATGAGGACTATTCCAGGTATCCGCCAAGAGAGTACAGAGCTTCGGGTAGCAGAAGAGGAATGGCCTATGGACATATTGACTCTTATGGGGCAGATGATAgtgaggaggagggggctgggcctGTTGAGCGACCGCCAGTGAGAGGGAAAACTGGCAAGTTTAAAGATGATAAGCTGTATGACCCAGAGAAAGGGGCAAGGTCTTTGGCTGGGCCACCTCCACATTTCTCTAGTTTTAGCCGTGATGTGAGAGAGGAGCGAGACAAGTTAGACCCAGTCTCTGCAGCAAGATGCTCAGCTAGCAGAGCTGACTTCCTGCCACAAAGTAGTGTGGCCTCACAGTCGTCTTCTGCTGAAGGCAAGCTGGCTACAAAAGGTGACAGCtcggagagggagagaagggagcaaAATTTACCTGCACGTCCCAGCAGGGCTCCTGTGAGTATTTGTGGTGGTGGGGAAAACACCTCAAAGAGTGCAGAGGAACCTGTGGTCAGGCCCAAAATCAGAAACCTGGCAAGTCCAAACTGCGTgaaaccaaaaattttttttgatactgatgatgatgatgatatgccACACAGTACTTCCAGGTGGAGGGATACCGCCAATGACAATGAAGGCCACTCGGATGGCCTGGCAAGAAGAGGGAGAGGCGAGAGTTCAAGTGGCTATCCCGAGCCAAAGTACCCTGAAGACAAACGGGAAGCGAGGAGTGACCAAGTGAAACCAGAAAAGGTGCCGAGACGACGACGCACCATGGCCGACCCTGACTTCTGGACGCACAGTGATGATTACTACAAATACTGCGACGAAGACTCTGACAGTGACAAAGAGTGGATTGCTGCTCTGCGTCGGAAGTATCGAAGCCGAGAGCAAACCCTGTCCTCCAGTGGCGAAAGCTGGGAGACTCTGCCGGGGAAAGAAGAGCGGGAACCTCCACAGGCTAAGGTGAGTGCCAGCACTGGCACCAGCCCTGGCCCCGGTGCTAGTGCCAGTGCCGGGGCTGGCGCCGGGGCCAGTGCTGGCAGCAATGGCAGCAATTACCTTGAAGAAGTTCGAGAACCATCTCTTCAGGAAGAGCAGGCATCCCTGGAAGAAGGAGAAATTCCTTGGCTCCAGTACAATGAGAATGACAGTAGCAGTGAGGGGGATAATGATTCTGGTCACGAGTTGATGCAACCTGGGGTATTCATGCTGGATGGAAACAACAACCTTGAAGATGACTCCAGTGTAAGCGAGGACCTAGAAGTGGATTGGAGCCTCTTTGATGGATTTGCAGATGGGTTAGGAGTGGCTGAAGCCATTTCCTATGTGGATCCTCAGTTCCTCACCTACATGGCACTTGAAGAACGCCTGGCCCAGGCAATGGAAACTGCCCTTGCGCACTTGGAGTCTCTCGCAGTGGATGTAGAGGTGGCCAATCCACCAGCAAGCAAGGAGAGCATTGACGCTCTTCCCGAGATCCTGGTCACTGAAGATCATGGCGCAGTTGGTCAGGAGATGTGCTGCCCCATCTGCTGTAGCGAATATGTGAAGGGGGAGGTGGCAACTGAGCTGCCGTGCCACCACTATTTCCACAAGCCGTGTGTGTCCATCTGGCTTCAGAAGTCAGGCACCTGCCCCGTGTGCCGCTGCATGTTCCCTCCCCCACTCTAA
- the PJA1 gene encoding E3 ubiquitin-protein ligase Praja-1 isoform X1 — protein MGQESSKPVWPNPTGGYQSNTGRRYGRRHAYVSFRPPTSQRERIASQRKTNSEVPMHRSAPSQTTKRSRSPFSTTRRSWDDSESSGTNLNIDNEDYSRYPPREYRASGSRRGMAYGHIDSYGADDSEEEGAGPVERPPVRGKTGKFKDDKLYDPEKGARSLAGPPPHFSSFSRDVREERDKLDPVSAARCSASRADFLPQSSVASQSSSAEGKLATKGDSSERERREQNLPARPSRAPVSICGGGENTSKSAEEPVVRPKIRNLASPNCVKPKIFFDTDDDDDMPHSTSRWRDTANDNEGHSDGLARRGRGESSSGYPEPKYPEDKREARSDQVKPEKVPRRRRTMADPDFWTHSDDYYKYCDEDSDSDKEWIAALRRKYRSREQTLSSSGESWETLPGKEEREPPQAKVSASTGTSPGPGASASAGAGAGASAGSNGSNYLEEVREPSLQEEQASLEEGEIPWLQYNENDSSSEGDNDSGHELMQPGVFMLDGNNNLEDDSSVSEDLEVDWSLFDGFADGLGVAEAISYVDPQFLTYMALEERLAQAMETALAHLESLAVDVEVANPPASKESIDALPEILVTEDHGAVGQEMCCPICCSEYVKGEVATELPCHHYFHKPCVSIWLQKSGTCPVCRCMFPPPL, from the coding sequence ATGGGTCAGGAATCTAGCAAGCCTGTATGGCCCAATCCAACAGGAGGGTATCAGTCCAATACAGGTAGGAGGTATGGAAGAAGGCATGCTTATGTCAGTTTCAGGCCACCCACGAGCCAGCGGGAAAGGATTGCCAGCCAGAGAAAGACGAACTCCGAAGTCCCAATGCACAGATCAGCCCCCAGTCAAACCACCAAGAGAAGCCGATCACCATTTTCCACTACTCGTCGTAGTTGGGACGACAGCGAGAGTTCGGGAACCAACCTGAATATTGATAATGAGGACTATTCCAGGTATCCGCCAAGAGAGTACAGAGCTTCGGGTAGCAGAAGAGGAATGGCCTATGGACATATTGACTCTTATGGGGCAGATGATAgtgaggaggagggggctgggcctGTTGAGCGACCGCCAGTGAGAGGGAAAACTGGCAAGTTTAAAGATGATAAGCTGTATGACCCAGAGAAAGGGGCAAGGTCTTTGGCTGGGCCACCTCCACATTTCTCTAGTTTTAGCCGTGATGTGAGAGAGGAGCGAGACAAGTTAGACCCAGTCTCTGCAGCAAGATGCTCAGCTAGCAGAGCTGACTTCCTGCCACAAAGTAGTGTGGCCTCACAGTCGTCTTCTGCTGAAGGCAAGCTGGCTACAAAAGGTGACAGCtcggagagggagagaagggagcaaAATTTACCTGCACGTCCCAGCAGGGCTCCTGTGAGTATTTGTGGTGGTGGGGAAAACACCTCAAAGAGTGCAGAGGAACCTGTGGTCAGGCCCAAAATCAGAAACCTGGCAAGTCCAAACTGCGTgaaaccaaaaattttttttgatactgatgatgatgatgatatgccACACAGTACTTCCAGGTGGAGGGATACCGCCAATGACAATGAAGGCCACTCGGATGGCCTGGCAAGAAGAGGGAGAGGCGAGAGTTCAAGTGGCTATCCCGAGCCAAAGTACCCTGAAGACAAACGGGAAGCGAGGAGTGACCAAGTGAAACCAGAAAAGGTGCCGAGACGACGACGCACCATGGCCGACCCTGACTTCTGGACGCACAGTGATGATTACTACAAATACTGCGACGAAGACTCTGACAGTGACAAAGAGTGGATTGCTGCTCTGCGTCGGAAGTATCGAAGCCGAGAGCAAACCCTGTCCTCCAGTGGCGAAAGCTGGGAGACTCTGCCGGGGAAAGAAGAGCGGGAACCTCCACAGGCTAAGGTGAGTGCCAGCACTGGCACCAGCCCTGGCCCCGGTGCTAGTGCCAGTGCCGGGGCTGGCGCCGGGGCCAGTGCTGGCAGCAATGGCAGCAATTACCTTGAAGAAGTTCGAGAACCATCTCTTCAGGAAGAGCAGGCATCCCTGGAAGAAGGAGAAATTCCTTGGCTCCAGTACAATGAGAATGACAGTAGCAGTGAGGGGGATAATGATTCTGGTCACGAGTTGATGCAACCTGGGGTATTCATGCTGGATGGAAACAACAACCTTGAAGATGACTCCAGTGTAAGCGAGGACCTAGAAGTGGATTGGAGCCTCTTTGATGGATTTGCAGATGGGTTAGGAGTGGCTGAAGCCATTTCCTATGTGGATCCTCAGTTCCTCACCTACATGGCACTTGAAGAACGCCTGGCCCAGGCAATGGAAACTGCCCTTGCGCACTTGGAGTCTCTCGCAGTGGATGTAGAGGTGGCCAATCCACCAGCAAGCAAGGAGAGCATTGACGCTCTTCCCGAGATCCTGGTCACTGAAGATCATGGCGCAGTTGGTCAGGAGATGTGCTGCCCCATCTGCTGTAGCGAATATGTGAAGGGGGAGGTGGCAACTGAGCTGCCGTGCCACCACTATTTCCACAAGCCGTGTGTGTCCATCTGGCTTCAGAAGTCAGGCACCTGCCCCGTGTGCCGCTGCATGTTCCCTCCCCCACTCTAA